One segment of Variovorax sp. PAMC28562 DNA contains the following:
- a CDS encoding alpha/beta hydrolase family esterase has protein sequence MNNLFQKLMTEATKLTHSGQLQAATDAIQRALRGATQAAQTGASQATSAFESSNRAKPDAAARTTPPDNTSVVLDGCTRMVDTPAVAAPEAEALPEQWTDGSFTHQGRTLDYKLYVPPSAAATPGSAITPRPLLLMLHGCTQDPADFATGTQMNTLARELGVVVLYPAQTQHANAQRCWNWFKPQHQQRGRGEPALLVALTEAVMAENHVDPARVYVAGLSAGGAMADILGRCYPDVFAGVGVHSGLPSGAATDVMAALSVMRSGAGATPHAAASSTSSNTTASMPPLIVFHGDADTTVNPRNGDAVVDAAVGADPSTPRIAEGSSTAGQRFTRTVYAAAPGRNTVEHWRLHGGGHAWSGGSSQGSFTQPNGADASAEMLRFFLAHPLRREPVAVQ, from the coding sequence ATGAACAACCTCTTCCAAAAATTGATGACCGAAGCGACGAAGCTGACCCACAGCGGGCAGTTGCAGGCCGCGACCGATGCGATCCAGCGGGCGTTGCGTGGGGCCACGCAGGCGGCGCAAACCGGTGCTTCACAAGCAACTTCGGCGTTCGAGTCCTCGAATCGGGCAAAGCCCGATGCCGCTGCGCGCACGACGCCACCTGACAACACCAGCGTCGTGCTCGATGGCTGTACGCGAATGGTGGACACGCCGGCTGTTGCAGCCCCCGAGGCCGAAGCCCTCCCCGAGCAATGGACCGACGGCAGCTTTACCCACCAAGGCCGCACCCTTGACTACAAGCTGTACGTGCCACCGAGCGCCGCCGCTACCCCAGGCTCGGCCATCACGCCGAGACCGCTGTTGCTGATGCTGCACGGCTGCACGCAAGACCCGGCCGACTTCGCCACGGGCACGCAGATGAACACGTTGGCCCGCGAGCTCGGTGTCGTCGTCCTGTACCCGGCGCAGACGCAGCATGCCAATGCGCAGCGATGCTGGAACTGGTTCAAGCCGCAGCACCAGCAGCGCGGCCGCGGCGAGCCCGCGTTGCTGGTCGCGCTGACCGAAGCGGTCATGGCCGAGAACCACGTCGATCCGGCGCGGGTCTACGTCGCGGGGCTGTCGGCCGGCGGTGCCATGGCGGACATCCTCGGGCGCTGCTATCCCGATGTCTTCGCGGGCGTCGGCGTGCACTCCGGTCTGCCCAGCGGCGCGGCGACCGATGTGATGGCGGCGCTGTCGGTCATGCGCAGCGGCGCGGGCGCGACGCCCCACGCCGCCGCTTCCTCGACCTCTTCCAACACGACGGCCTCCATGCCGCCGCTCATCGTGTTCCACGGCGATGCCGACACCACTGTCAACCCGCGCAACGGCGATGCCGTGGTCGACGCCGCAGTCGGCGCCGATCCGTCGACGCCGCGCATCGCCGAAGGCAGTTCGACGGCAGGCCAACGCTTTACGCGCACCGTCTACGCGGCCGCGCCGGGACGCAATACGGTCGAACACTGGCGCCTGCACGGCGGCGGCCACGCCTGGTCGGGCGGGAGCTCGCAAGGCAGCTTCACCCAGCCGAACGGGGCGGACGCCAGCGCAGAAATGCTGCGCTTTTTTCTTGCGCATCCACTGCGGCGCGAGCCGGTAGCCGTTCAATAG
- a CDS encoding DUF445 domain-containing protein yields the protein MKRIALGLLCAAALLYALAKAFEPRHPWLGYVAAFAEAAMVGAIADWFAVVALFRHPLGLPIPHTAIIPANKDRIGANLAGFICNNFLSTSQVLSKLKEFDAAARLADWLASPAHARALGDHAVTVARYALGALDDARVRDFLGRTVTAGLAQIDLSRLLGQALDALTAGGRHQALLDDVLEQVAGLIEGDELQGRITEAIAREIKTLRYVGLDQVAARAATRKIVAAVARTIGELAAEPAHPLRQRFDAFVDDFVVKLKHDPEFQARGEQIRAELQAHPALAEYTHGLWDELLAWLHADLARDDSSIRQRVVTMAGSLGARLQRDEPIRRWINEQIEAGAPAAIERYREDIRRYIVERVQEWNADEMTAELERNIGRDLQFIRVNGTLVGGLVGLAIYSLTRMLSP from the coding sequence TTGAAACGCATCGCGCTCGGCCTGCTCTGCGCCGCAGCGCTGCTTTACGCGCTGGCCAAAGCCTTCGAGCCGCGCCATCCGTGGCTCGGCTACGTGGCCGCCTTTGCGGAGGCCGCGATGGTCGGCGCCATTGCAGACTGGTTCGCGGTGGTCGCGCTGTTTCGGCATCCGCTCGGCCTGCCGATTCCCCACACGGCCATCATCCCGGCCAACAAAGACCGCATCGGCGCCAACCTCGCCGGCTTTATCTGCAACAACTTCCTGAGCACCTCGCAGGTGCTGTCGAAGTTGAAAGAGTTCGACGCCGCCGCGCGGCTTGCCGACTGGCTGGCTTCCCCCGCGCACGCCCGCGCGCTGGGTGACCACGCGGTCACGGTGGCGCGCTACGCCCTCGGCGCGCTGGACGACGCACGGGTGCGCGACTTTCTCGGTCGTACGGTGACCGCCGGGCTGGCGCAGATCGACCTGTCGCGCTTGCTCGGCCAGGCGCTGGACGCACTCACCGCAGGTGGCCGCCATCAGGCGCTGCTCGACGACGTGCTGGAGCAGGTGGCCGGGCTGATCGAAGGCGATGAGCTGCAGGGTCGCATCACCGAAGCCATCGCGCGGGAAATCAAGACGCTGCGCTATGTCGGGCTCGATCAGGTGGCCGCCCGCGCCGCCACGCGAAAGATCGTCGCGGCCGTGGCGCGCACCATCGGCGAACTGGCCGCCGAGCCGGCGCACCCGTTGCGGCAGCGCTTCGATGCGTTCGTCGACGACTTCGTGGTCAAGCTCAAGCACGACCCTGAATTCCAGGCGCGCGGCGAGCAGATCCGCGCCGAGCTGCAGGCGCACCCAGCGCTGGCCGAATACACGCACGGCCTGTGGGACGAGTTGCTGGCCTGGCTGCACGCCGACCTGGCGCGAGACGATTCGAGCATCCGGCAGCGCGTCGTCACGATGGCGGGCTCGCTCGGCGCACGGTTGCAGCGCGACGAGCCGATACGCCGCTGGATCAACGAGCAGATCGAGGCCGGCGCTCCCGCCGCCATCGAGCGCTACCGCGAAGACATCCGGCGCTACATCGTCGAGCGCGTCCAGGAGTGGAATGCCGACGAGATGACGGCCGAGCTGGAGCGCAACATCGGACGCGACCTGCAGTTCATCCGGGTCAACGGCACGCTGGTGGGTGGGCTGGTCGGGCTGGCGATCTATTCATTGACCCGCATGCTGTCGCCTTGA
- a CDS encoding glycerophosphodiester phosphodiesterase, whose amino-acid sequence MKPFATALTAAATLALAACAMPGADSAKGLITLDGKQPLVVAHRGASGYLPEETMEAYARAVELGADVIEMDLLITKDGVLVARHDPNLAISTDVASHPEFAARKKTMKVDGETQTGWFIQDFTLAEVKTLGGISTDAERPQQFNGKFKVATFQEILDFQKLKTRETGRAIAIYPETKNPTWFRDMGLPLEDKLIAMINAAGLNSKTAPIYVQSFEPGSLKYMKSKGLNTKLIQLIDGDGIDMKTGAMTYAIPVDRPYEWAKAGDARTFSAMVTPAGLAEIKTYADGIGPWKRYIISVKGTIGADGKPVDVNKDGKINDADATSITPTTLVADAHKAGLFVHPFTFRNENRRLPIDYAGDPKNEYLAYYRLGVDGVFTDFTDTAIAARTTYMREIGR is encoded by the coding sequence ATGAAACCATTTGCAACGGCACTCACTGCCGCCGCCACGCTCGCACTCGCTGCATGCGCCATGCCCGGTGCCGATTCGGCCAAGGGCCTGATCACCCTCGACGGCAAGCAGCCGCTGGTCGTCGCGCACCGTGGTGCTTCAGGGTATCTCCCGGAAGAGACGATGGAAGCCTATGCGCGCGCCGTCGAGCTGGGTGCCGACGTCATCGAAATGGACCTTCTCATCACCAAGGACGGCGTGCTGGTCGCGCGGCACGACCCCAACCTGGCAATCAGCACCGACGTCGCGAGCCATCCCGAATTTGCCGCGCGCAAGAAGACGATGAAAGTCGACGGCGAAACGCAGACCGGCTGGTTCATTCAAGACTTCACCCTGGCAGAAGTCAAGACGCTGGGCGGTATTTCGACCGACGCAGAGCGGCCCCAACAGTTCAACGGCAAGTTCAAGGTCGCGACCTTCCAGGAGATCCTCGACTTCCAGAAGCTGAAGACGCGCGAAACCGGCCGCGCCATCGCGATCTACCCGGAAACGAAGAACCCGACCTGGTTCCGCGACATGGGGTTGCCGCTAGAAGACAAGCTCATCGCGATGATCAACGCCGCGGGCCTGAACAGCAAAACCGCGCCCATCTACGTCCAGTCGTTCGAGCCCGGCAGCCTGAAATACATGAAGAGCAAGGGCCTGAACACCAAGCTGATCCAGCTCATCGACGGCGACGGCATCGACATGAAGACCGGCGCCATGACCTATGCGATTCCGGTCGACCGGCCTTACGAATGGGCCAAGGCGGGCGACGCGCGCACCTTCAGCGCGATGGTGACGCCGGCCGGCCTGGCTGAAATCAAGACCTACGCAGACGGCATCGGCCCGTGGAAGCGCTACATCATCAGCGTCAAGGGCACGATCGGCGCCGACGGCAAGCCGGTCGACGTCAACAAGGACGGCAAGATCAACGATGCCGATGCCACCTCGATCACGCCGACGACGCTCGTTGCCGACGCGCACAAGGCCGGCCTCTTCGTGCACCCCTTCACTTTCCGCAACGAAAACCGTCGTTTGCCGATCGACTACGCGGGCGACCCGAAGAACGAATACCTGGCGTACTACCGCTTGGGCGTGGATGGCGTGTTCACCGACTTCACCGACACCGCGATCGCTGCCCGCACAACGTACATGAGAGAAATCGGGCGCTGA
- a CDS encoding M20 aminoacylase family protein: MKLIDSLVTQAAGIASIRRDIHAHPELCFKEVRTADVVAAKLTEWGIPIHRGLATTGVIGIVKNGTSDRAIGLRADMDALPVTELNTFAHASQNQGKMHACGHDGHTAMLLAAAQHLAKNRNFDGTVYLIFQPAEEGGGGAREMVKEGLFEKFPMDAVYGMHNWPGMKVGQFAVSPGPAMASSNEFKITIHGKGGHAALPHTGVDPLPVACEMVLAFQTILTRNKKPTDTGLISVTMIHGGEASNVIPDTCQLQGTVRTFTHEVLDLIESRMKKIAEHIGAAHDCEVDFYFHRNYPPTINSTDEANFARGVMASIVGEDNVLVQEAAMTAEDFSFMLLAKPGAYAFIGNGDGAHRDMHHGGGPCTLHNASYDFNDDLIPLGATCWVELAEQFLKARSIA, translated from the coding sequence ATGAAACTCATCGACTCCCTCGTTACCCAGGCCGCCGGCATCGCCTCGATCCGGCGCGACATTCACGCGCACCCTGAACTCTGCTTCAAGGAAGTGCGCACCGCCGATGTGGTGGCAGCCAAGCTCACCGAATGGGGCATCCCGATCCATCGAGGGCTTGCGACCACCGGCGTGATCGGCATCGTCAAGAACGGCACCAGCGACCGCGCGATCGGCCTGCGCGCCGACATGGACGCCCTGCCGGTCACCGAGCTCAACACCTTCGCCCACGCCAGCCAAAACCAGGGAAAGATGCATGCCTGCGGCCACGACGGCCACACGGCGATGCTCCTTGCTGCGGCCCAGCACCTGGCCAAGAACCGCAATTTCGACGGCACCGTCTACTTGATCTTCCAACCGGCAGAAGAAGGCGGCGGCGGCGCCCGCGAGATGGTCAAGGAAGGCCTGTTCGAGAAGTTTCCGATGGACGCGGTGTACGGCATGCACAACTGGCCGGGCATGAAGGTCGGCCAGTTCGCGGTGAGCCCCGGACCTGCGATGGCGTCGAGCAACGAATTCAAGATCACGATCCACGGCAAGGGCGGCCATGCGGCGCTGCCGCACACCGGCGTCGACCCGCTGCCGGTGGCTTGCGAGATGGTGCTCGCGTTTCAGACCATCCTCACGCGCAACAAGAAGCCGACAGACACCGGCCTGATTTCGGTCACGATGATTCATGGCGGCGAAGCCAGCAACGTGATCCCAGACACCTGCCAGCTTCAAGGCACAGTGCGCACCTTTACCCATGAAGTGCTCGATTTGATCGAGTCGCGCATGAAGAAGATCGCGGAGCACATCGGCGCCGCGCACGACTGCGAAGTCGACTTCTACTTTCACCGCAACTACCCACCGACCATCAATTCGACGGATGAAGCCAACTTCGCGCGCGGCGTGATGGCGAGCATCGTCGGCGAAGACAACGTGCTGGTGCAGGAAGCGGCGATGACAGCCGAAGACTTCTCCTTCATGCTGCTGGCCAAGCCCGGCGCCTATGCCTTCATCGGTAACGGCGACGGCGCGCACCGCGACATGCACCACGGCGGTGGGCCGTGCACGCTGCACAACGCCAGCTACGACTTCAACGACGATTTGATTCCCCTCGGCGCAACCTGCTGGGTCGAGCTGGCGGAGCAATTCCTCAAAGCGCGGAGCATCGCGTGA
- a CDS encoding type III pantothenate kinase — MAFLAIDIGNTRLKWALYDMARPGAVALASGAEFLDHIEKLADGPWADLPIAPVSMLGCVVAGDAVRRRAEEQVHERFDCSPRWVVSSAAEAGIVNGYDHPTRLGADRWVAMIGARHRMLAQQRELDKGSRPMVVVMIGTAVTVEAIDAEGKFLGGLILPGHGIMLRALESGTAGLHVPTGEVREFPTNTSDALTSGGTYAIAGAVERMVQHVRTHCGAEPACYITGGAGWKMAPSMNVNFELVESLIMDGLLVIAEARAA; from the coding sequence ATGGCGTTTCTCGCGATCGATATCGGCAATACTCGGCTCAAGTGGGCCCTCTACGACATGGCACGTCCCGGTGCCGTCGCGCTGGCTTCGGGGGCCGAGTTTCTCGATCACATCGAGAAGCTGGCCGACGGCCCGTGGGCCGATCTGCCGATCGCGCCCGTCTCGATGCTCGGCTGCGTGGTAGCCGGCGATGCCGTGCGGCGTCGCGCCGAAGAACAGGTCCACGAGCGCTTCGATTGCTCGCCGCGCTGGGTGGTGTCAAGCGCGGCGGAGGCGGGCATCGTCAACGGCTACGACCATCCGACGCGGCTCGGCGCGGACCGCTGGGTGGCGATGATCGGCGCGCGCCATCGCATGCTGGCGCAACAGCGCGAGCTCGACAAAGGCTCGCGCCCGATGGTGGTCGTGATGATCGGCACCGCGGTCACGGTCGAGGCGATCGACGCTGAAGGCAAGTTCCTCGGCGGCCTCATCTTGCCGGGCCACGGAATCATGCTGCGCGCGCTGGAGTCGGGCACCGCCGGGCTGCATGTGCCGACCGGCGAGGTGCGGGAGTTTCCGACCAACACCAGCGATGCGCTGACCAGTGGTGGCACCTACGCCATCGCAGGTGCGGTCGAGCGCATGGTGCAGCACGTGCGAACGCACTGCGGGGCCGAGCCGGCCTGCTACATCACCGGCGGTGCGGGCTGGAAGATGGCGCCTTCCATGAACGTGAACTTCGAGCTGGTCGAGAGCCTGATCATGGACGGGCTGCTGGTCATCGCCGAAGCGCGCGCCGCCTGA
- a CDS encoding CopG family transcriptional regulator, which produces MNQTATATAVALQPAKAKPLDSEKITINLGYVDLGHIDLLVSEGFYSNRTDFIRTAIRNQLTAHGEALKQVVARKMLVLGLQQFDAAALEAVRAAGQTLQIRVLGLAAIGLDVTPELALATIDSITVLGALHASAAVKTALAGRIR; this is translated from the coding sequence ATGAACCAGACCGCCACCGCCACCGCCGTCGCGTTGCAGCCCGCCAAAGCCAAGCCGCTCGACTCCGAGAAGATCACCATCAACCTCGGCTACGTCGACCTCGGCCACATCGATCTGCTGGTGAGCGAAGGCTTCTATTCGAACCGCACCGACTTCATCCGAACCGCCATCCGCAACCAGCTCACCGCGCACGGTGAAGCGCTCAAGCAGGTGGTCGCCCGCAAGATGCTGGTGCTCGGGCTGCAGCAGTTCGACGCGGCTGCGCTCGAGGCAGTGCGCGCGGCCGGCCAGACTTTGCAGATCCGCGTACTGGGGCTCGCGGCCATCGGCCTCGACGTGACGCCGGAGCTCGCACTGGCCACCATCGATTCCATCACCGTGCTGGGGGCGCTGCATGCCAGCGCTGCCGTCAAGACCGCGCTCGCCGGCCGCATCCGCTAG
- the argE gene encoding acetylornithine deacetylase: MSQTLSARSLEFAQTLVRMNTVSANSNLELIDFARDHLAGLGVRSRLTYSADKKKANLFATLGAGKPNGIIVSGHTDTVPWDGQDWTVDPLSAMVQDWPQEGLRADGEVERAEPRLYGRGSADMKSFIAIALANAEHFIESDSPYAVHFAFSYDEEVGCFGVRELIADMKEQLVKPVACIIGEPTNMVPAIAHKGVYRYKCCVRGKEAHSSLTPQSVNAIEMAARVVNKVRDMADGFENSERRYEGFDVPFSTASVGQFHGGIADNVVPRDAEFRYEFRNLPTADAAAMQREVVAYAARAEEAMKRVAPDAGFTFETICEVPSFLSTANEPITKLAQRLSKEQRTTLVAFGTEAGIFKSAGIPTVVCGPGSIMQAHQPDEFVTLAQLARCEQFLQGLSITRDIR, encoded by the coding sequence ATGTCGCAAACCCTTTCTGCCCGCAGCCTCGAATTTGCCCAGACCCTCGTGCGCATGAACACGGTGAGCGCGAACAGCAATCTCGAGTTGATCGACTTTGCCCGCGACCACCTTGCCGGCCTGGGCGTGCGCAGCCGCCTCACCTACAGCGCCGACAAGAAAAAGGCCAACCTCTTCGCCACGCTGGGCGCCGGCAAGCCCAACGGCATCATCGTTTCAGGCCACACCGACACCGTGCCGTGGGACGGCCAGGACTGGACGGTCGATCCGCTCTCCGCCATGGTGCAGGACTGGCCGCAAGAAGGCCTGCGCGCCGATGGCGAGGTCGAGCGCGCCGAGCCGCGCCTCTACGGCCGCGGTTCCGCCGATATGAAGAGCTTCATTGCGATCGCGCTGGCCAATGCCGAGCACTTCATCGAGAGCGACTCGCCCTACGCGGTGCATTTCGCTTTCAGCTACGACGAAGAAGTCGGCTGCTTCGGCGTCAGGGAGCTCATCGCCGACATGAAGGAGCAGCTGGTGAAGCCGGTGGCCTGCATCATCGGCGAGCCCACCAACATGGTGCCGGCCATCGCCCACAAGGGCGTGTACCGCTACAAGTGTTGCGTGCGCGGCAAGGAGGCCCATTCGTCGCTCACGCCGCAGTCGGTCAACGCCATCGAGATGGCGGCGCGCGTGGTCAACAAGGTGCGCGACATGGCCGATGGCTTTGAGAACAGCGAGCGCCGCTACGAAGGCTTCGATGTGCCGTTCAGCACCGCCAGCGTCGGCCAGTTTCATGGCGGCATCGCCGACAACGTGGTGCCGCGCGACGCTGAGTTCCGCTACGAATTCAGGAACCTGCCCACTGCCGATGCGGCGGCCATGCAGAGAGAGGTCGTCGCCTACGCCGCGCGCGCCGAAGAAGCCATGAAGCGGGTTGCGCCCGACGCCGGCTTCACCTTCGAGACGATCTGCGAGGTGCCGAGCTTTTTGAGCACCGCCAACGAGCCGATCACCAAGCTGGCCCAGCGCCTGTCGAAAGAGCAGCGCACCACGCTGGTGGCTTTTGGCACCGAAGCGGGCATCTTCAAGAGCGCCGGCATTCCGACGGTGGTGTGCGGCCCAGGCAGCATCATGCAGGCGCACCAGCCGGACGAGTTCGTCACCTTGGCGCAACTCGCGCGCTGCGAGCAGTTCCTGCAGGGGCTGTCGATCACGCGCGATATCCGTTGA
- a CDS encoding rhodanese-like domain-containing protein, whose amino-acid sequence MTQPSDKSAPSAIDPAEGYAGDITPQTAAQWVATDAAVLIDVRSDAEREWVGYVPGAVPLAWKQWPGMAMNEGFDSAMRAAVPQGKKAVLLCRSGVRSIPAAKRVTQLGIEAYNILEGFEGNPDAEGHRGRTGGWRFHGLPWKQN is encoded by the coding sequence ATGACCCAACCATCTGACAAATCCGCGCCTTCGGCCATCGATCCCGCCGAAGGCTACGCCGGCGACATCACGCCGCAAACGGCAGCGCAATGGGTCGCCACCGATGCGGCCGTGCTGATCGACGTGCGCAGCGACGCGGAGCGCGAATGGGTCGGCTACGTGCCCGGCGCGGTGCCGCTGGCATGGAAGCAGTGGCCGGGCATGGCGATGAATGAAGGCTTCGACAGCGCGATGCGTGCAGCGGTGCCGCAAGGCAAGAAGGCCGTGCTGCTGTGCCGCAGCGGCGTGCGCTCCATCCCGGCCGCCAAACGCGTGACGCAACTGGGCATCGAGGCCTACAACATCCTGGAAGGCTTCGAAGGCAACCCCGATGCCGAAGGCCATCGCGGACGCACTGGGGGCTGGCGGTTTCATGGCTTGCCGTGGAAGCAGAACTGA
- a CDS encoding M14 family metallopeptidase, producing MIGVVEAFSPTYSIARAKFLKACAAAGLTVDSHVHPLKGGEGEEIAMDVALDGAADAKQLLMVTSACHGVEGHCGSGVQVFSLYDDEWRDKARAAGVAVLYVHALNPHGFSHGRRVTNENVDLNRNFSDYTKPLPVNAAYAELHALLLPAAWPPTPDNQEAINAWIATHGVAAYQAAVTGGQYQFEDGLFFGGKAPTWSNQTFRTVLRTHAQSARGLAWIDLHTGLGPNGLGERIFAARDDKAAYARANAWWGTPAMPVTSIYDGSSTSAFLTGLMCGAIYDECPAADYTGIALEYGTQPIMEVTGALRADHWLYQHPEAPAELASSIRARMLEAFYTDMDAWKGQIISQARQAMFQAVDGLTAADSAR from the coding sequence GTGATCGGGGTTGTCGAAGCCTTTTCCCCGACCTATTCGATCGCGCGTGCCAAGTTCCTGAAGGCGTGCGCCGCGGCTGGCCTGACGGTCGATTCGCATGTGCATCCGCTCAAGGGCGGTGAAGGCGAAGAGATCGCGATGGACGTCGCGCTCGACGGGGCAGCCGATGCAAAGCAGCTGCTCATGGTCACCAGCGCATGCCACGGCGTCGAAGGCCATTGCGGCAGCGGCGTACAGGTGTTCTCGCTGTACGACGACGAGTGGCGCGACAAGGCGCGCGCAGCCGGCGTTGCCGTGCTTTATGTTCATGCGCTGAACCCGCACGGCTTTTCGCACGGACGGCGCGTCACCAACGAGAACGTCGACTTGAACCGCAACTTCTCCGACTACACGAAGCCGTTGCCGGTGAATGCGGCCTACGCCGAACTGCACGCGCTGCTGCTGCCAGCCGCCTGGCCACCGACACCGGACAACCAGGAAGCCATCAACGCGTGGATCGCGACGCACGGCGTGGCGGCCTACCAGGCTGCCGTTACCGGAGGGCAGTACCAGTTCGAAGACGGCTTGTTCTTCGGCGGCAAGGCGCCGACCTGGAGCAACCAGACCTTCCGCACGGTGCTGCGCACGCATGCGCAATCGGCGCGTGGACTGGCATGGATCGACCTGCACACCGGCCTCGGACCCAACGGCCTCGGCGAACGCATCTTCGCGGCCCGCGACGACAAGGCCGCGTACGCGCGCGCCAACGCCTGGTGGGGCACGCCGGCGATGCCGGTGACCTCGATCTACGACGGCTCGTCGACCTCGGCCTTTTTGACCGGCCTGATGTGCGGCGCGATATACGACGAATGCCCCGCGGCCGACTACACCGGCATCGCCCTCGAATACGGCACGCAGCCCATCATGGAGGTGACCGGCGCGCTGCGGGCCGACCACTGGCTGTACCAGCATCCCGAGGCGCCGGCTGAGCTGGCGTCATCGATCCGCGCGCGCATGCTCGAAGCGTTCTATACCGACATGGATGCGTGGAAGGGCCAGATCATCAGTCAGGCGCGACAGGCGATGTTCCAGGCGGTGGATGGCCTCACGGCCGCCGATTCCGCTCGCTGA